DNA from Diaphorobacter limosus:
AGGCCAGGCGGCCGAACGCGCGGGCGTGTCGCCGCGCATGGTGCGCCACTACGAGGGCCTGGGCCTGCTCAATGGCGTGGCGCGCACCGACAGCGGCTACCGCCAGTACAGCGAGGCCGACGTGCACACCCTGCGCTTCATCCGCCGCGCGCGCGACCTGGGTTTCTCGATGGAAGAAATCGCCCAGCTGCTGGGCCTGTGGCAGGACAAGGCGCGCGCCAGCGCCCAGGTCAAGCAGATCGCGCAAAGGCATATAGCCAACCTGTCCGAGCGCATCGCCGCCATGCAGGCCATGCAGCGCAGCCTGCAGGCGCTGGTCGGCTGCTGCCATGGGGACGAGCGGCCTGATTGCCCGATTCTGGACGACCTAGCGGCGAAGTAACGCCAAAAACAATAGCTGTTTACGCTTGATGCATAAGGGAAAAGGCCAAAATTAACTGATACTTTTGCGCCCCGTCGGCCTCGTGCCGGCCTCCCAGGCTCTGCCACGGCCTTATCCCGCCATGCTCAAATGCACGCTTTTGCCACGCAAGAACGTACATGAACCGTCTTCTCCGCTCAGCCGCAGCACTGCTGTGCGCCCTGTTTTTCGCCAGCACGGCGATGGCCAAGCTGCAGGTGGCCACGCTCATCGTCATGCCGCAGGATCTGCGCCAGAACCCGCAAATCATCAGCGATTTGGCTGCCCGGGGCATCAACCACGCCACGGTGTACTTCACCTGGGCCGATGTCGAGGCCCAGCCGGGCCAGTTTGACTTTTCGGCCTACGAGCCGTACTTCGACCAGCTCACCCAGGGCGGGCTGTCGCTCATCGTCGTACTCGACATGGGTGGGCGTACCTACTTCGATGCCACGGGCAAGCAGTTTCCCGGCCGCACCACCGTGCCCGACTGGCTGTACAAGCAGGTGCCCGAAGGGATCATGAAAAACTTCTCGGGCCAGTTCACGCCGCAGCCCGACTTCATGAACCCCACGGTGCGCCAGTACTCGGCCCGGTTCGTGCGCAATGCCGTGGCCCATCTCTCGCAGCGCTATCCCGGCAAGATCACGGCCTACGCCATTGGCCTGCAGGAAGAGCATGAAATCAAATACGGCCAGACCGGCTACCAATGGCGCGACTACGCCGACGCCGCGCAGGCAGCATTCCGCCAGCAAACGGGGGCGCCGCTACCCGTCATCAACTACACCAACGACATTGCCCTGGGCCTGCCCAGGACGGAGCCGCTGCTGCACACGCACAAGCAATTCCGCGAAGCGCGCCTGAAGGATGCCACCTGCTTCTACGCCGACGCCATCCGCAGCCAGGGTGGGCGCGCCATGAGCTACTTTGGCGAACTCTTCACCGCGCACGATGCCATCTACGCCACCAGCGTGGTCGAACAACTCGCCGACTGCCTGGACATTGCCGTCATCGACTACAACTTTTTCGACGGCTACAGCCTGTCGCCCGACGCGCGCGTGCTGCCCATGCTGGCCAACTACATGGCCTCGGTGGGCTACAAGCACATCATGGTGGGCGCCTATGCCGAGCAATGGGAACGCGTGAAAAAGTCCGCCGATCTCCTGCCCGTCATCAGCCGCACCCTGTCCACCTCGCTGGCGCAGCCGAACGTGATCGGCTACGAGGTGGGTGGCTTGCAACGCCAGCTCGACCCACACCTCGCGGGCACGCTGGATCTGGCAAAGCTCCAGACCCTGCGCGTGCAGCCACCCGCACCCGCAACGGCAAACACAGCGCAAAAGCTCACCGTGGGCATCCTTGCCGCCACCAGCAATTACTACGTATGGCACGGCGATCGCAGCGGCGGCGTCAACGTGCACCGTGAGGCGCTGCTGGAGGCCTACAACCTCCTGAGCAAGCAGCCAGGCATGCAGGTGCACGTCATTGGTGAAAAAAACCTGCAAGAGGGCGACCCGCTGCTGCAGCGCCTGAACGCCATCGTGGTGCCGCACCAGGCCGCGCTGCCCGCATCCGTCAAGCAACAGCTCACAGCATACTGGAAGAACGGCGGCACGCTCGTCCAGGACATGCGCCTGGGTGAGTTCGATGAGAACGGCAAACCCGTCTTCGACTGGATGCACGAGGTTTTCGGCATCGAGCACGTTACGTGGAAGCCGCGCGGCGGCATCTTCATGACTGCCGACGGCCAAATCCTGCGCCTGAGATCGGCGCGCAAACTGTACACAGGCTACGCCGCCATGATCCCGCGCCCCGGCTTTCGCCTGCTGGCCACCGACCTGCTGAACAAGCGCCAAGGCATCATGGTGCGTGGTGAGCGCACGCTGGCATTCGGCTTTACGCCACAGCTGGTGGACGACGCCACCCAAGCCATGTGGCAACAGATTTTCGTGCGCGAAATCACCAACGCCATGCTGTGCCCCACGCCGGCCACCTGTAGAACGCCTGCACCGCGCCCTTGAGCGTGAGCAGCAGCAGCGGCGGCGGCCGTTGTGGCGGATGCAACGCCCTGGTGACACTGCGCATCGGGATGCGACCAAGGTATTGCGCCCATGTTTGAGCGGGTTTAAGCCTTATTAGCCTTAAATCCTTTTCTGTAAAGCGTAGATTGCTATAGATTTTATATTAAACCCCATGACCCAATCCCCTTTGCTCACCTCGCGCCAGGACGCCATAGTCACCCTGCAGTTCAACCGTCCCGAGGCCATGAATGCGCTGGATCTGGCCACGGCCCAGGCGCTGCTGGCAGCCGTGCAGGACATTGCACAGGACGACAGCGTGCGTGCCGTGGTGCTCAAGGGTGCGGGCCGCGCCTTCGTCGCCGGTGGCGACCTGGTCACGTTGCAGGCTGACCCGGTGAGGGGCGCGCGGGATCTGCTGGAACCGCTGAACCAGGCGCTGCTGCTGTTACAAGACCTGGACGCTCCGGTGATCGCCCAGGTACATGGCGCGGCCGCCGGCGCCGGCCTGTCGCTGATGCTGATGTGCGACTTCGTGCTCGCCGCCGAGGAAACCAAGTTCAACCTAGCCTACATCAACCTGGGCACCAGCTGCGATCTGGGCGCATCCTGGGCGCTGCCGCGCCTGGTGGGCCTGCGCCAGGCACTGGAGATCGCCATGCTGGGCGAAACCTTCGGCGCCGACGAGGCGCTGCGCCTGGGCCTCATCAACCGCGTGCTGCCCGCCGCCGAACTGGAGGCCGCCGCCCAGGCCTTTGCCGAGCGCCTGGCCGGCGGCCCCACCCTGGCCTACGGCCATATGCGCCGCCTGCTGCGCGCCGGGCTGGATCATGACCTGGCCACCCAGCTGCAGGCCGAGGCCCACGCCTTTGATGCCTGCGCCCACAGCCACGACCTGCGCGAAGGCATCAACGCCTTCCTGGCCAAACGCAGGCCGCAGTTCAGCGGAAAATGAGAACCAGTCAAAACGCCGGCAATTGCCGGCGTTTTGACATCAGGGTGATGGCGCTCAGGCCCGCCTGCGCCGGCGCAGCACCAGGCCCAGGGCGGCGATGCCAAGCAGGGCCAGGGACGATGGCTCGGCCACGGTGTTCTTCGGGCCGGCGACGGGGTCTTGCGCGCCGACGGGGATCACCGGGTCACTCAGGGAGTCATCCGGGTTCAGCGATGGCGGGGTGGTCGGAAGATCATTGGGGCCGAAGTTGTCCGGCGCGCTGCCGGGGGGGATGGCGTCGGCGGTGATCACCGGGTCGCCCTTGGGAGCATCCAGGTCCAGCACCGGCGGGACGGCTTGCGGGTTGCTGGGGCCGGGGTTCTGCGGTGCGCTTTCAGGGGTGCTGCCAGGGGTACTCGCAGGGGTATTGCCAGGGGTGTTGCCGCCAGGGCCGGAAGGAGCCACCTTGGCAACCTCGGAAGGCGTGCTGCCAGTGCCGGTTGCGGGGGTTGCCGGCTTGTCAGCCGGCGAAGCACCAGGGCCGCTGATTGCCGGTGGCTTGGCCGAAGAGCCCGCTGCCGGCGACGGCGCACCCGATGGCGACCGCTGCATGCCAGGCAATGGCATGGCACTGGCGGCCTGCTGCGCATGGCGGCCCGAGGCAGCCGATGCGCCGCCACTGCTTGCCGGGGCAGCGCCCGCCCCCGAAGCGCCGACAACACGGGCAGCACCCGCGCCTGTAGCCTCACCCCGGCTTGCGCCGCCGCTGCCAACAGGCGCTGAGGGCGCGGGCGCAAGGCCGACGATGGTCGCAACCGTGCCCGGGTCGCTCGACGTGGGCACTGCCCGCTTGCCACGGCCTGCCTCGCGGTCGGGCGTCTTTGACGACCCCTGCTGCGTAGCGCTCGCCTTCTCAGGCGCCGCCGCAAGCCGCTGGTCGGGTGCGGATCTGCCCGCCAGGATGACCGATCCGGTCGCGATGGAGCCGGCGCCAAGCACCACGGCAACGGCCAGCGCAATCTTCAACATGGGCTTTTTCATGGCTGCAAACTTCTGATGTCTACGTGATCAAGGATCGGCTTCGGTGGCCTCGTGAGACTCACGAGGCTTTGTATGAAACATTAAGCAAACATCATGCCTAAAAATAAACTTATTTAAAATCAACAAGGTGGCGATAAATTAAGTTTAGCGGCATCCTCACTTGTAAGAAAACCTGACAAAACGTAGTTGGAATCACGGCTCACCCAAAAGCATCGGTGCCGTTGCTCGCTGCTGTCGCTTACCGAACCACATGGCGGCCGGCGCCAGAAAAAACGCCGACTAATGCCGGCGTCTTGCGTGCCAATGACTGCCCTCAGGCCCTCATGCGCCGGCGTGCCACCAAGCCGAGCGCGACGATGCCAAGCAGGGCCAGGGTCGAGGGTTCGGGTACCGTGCCGGGGTTGGTGATGGAGCCGCCCGTACCACCGATGAGTCTCACGCGCTGTAAAAAATCCCGACAAATCACGGCCGCTCTGCGGCCGGCCTACTTGTAGAACGCCTCCACCACGCCCTTGAGCGTGATCAGCAACGGCCGCCCCTTGCGGTCGCGTGTCTTGCCCGCGGGCACCTTGATCCAGCCCTCGCTGACGCAGTACTCCTCGACGTCGAAGCGCTCCTTGCCATTGAAGCGTATGCCTATCTCGGCGTCCTGCTGGAACACCGCCGCCACATGGTGCGGGCTGCGCGGGTCAACGGCCAGGTGGTCGGGCAGGGGGATCTGGGCGGAATCGGTCACGGCAAGGCCTTGCAAAAAGAACAGGGGCCGCATTGTCCCGCATCTTTCTCCCGGCACACATTCACTACTAAAACAATAGCTGTTTGCGCTTACCCACAGGGCGCAAAAGCCATATTTCAATGTGAAACTCGTACCTCAGCCACGCTGTGGATAAGTCTGCGGAGCATTCCGGTACAAGCGCCGGCTTATGCACAGCGGCAGGCGTCACGCCCGGTTTGTCCCCATTTCGGGTACGCCGTCGGCGCATACCCGTCCCCATGCTTC
Protein-coding regions in this window:
- a CDS encoding enoyl-CoA hydratase/isomerase family protein; translation: MTQSPLLTSRQDAIVTLQFNRPEAMNALDLATAQALLAAVQDIAQDDSVRAVVLKGAGRAFVAGGDLVTLQADPVRGARDLLEPLNQALLLLQDLDAPVIAQVHGAAAGAGLSLMLMCDFVLAAEETKFNLAYINLGTSCDLGASWALPRLVGLRQALEIAMLGETFGADEALRLGLINRVLPAAELEAAAQAFAERLAGGPTLAYGHMRRLLRAGLDHDLATQLQAEAHAFDACAHSHDLREGINAFLAKRRPQFSGK
- a CDS encoding PEP-CTERM sorting domain-containing protein — protein: MRLIGGTGGSITNPGTVPEPSTLALLGIVALGLVARRRMRA
- a CDS encoding beta-galactosidase, which translates into the protein MNRLLRSAAALLCALFFASTAMAKLQVATLIVMPQDLRQNPQIISDLAARGINHATVYFTWADVEAQPGQFDFSAYEPYFDQLTQGGLSLIVVLDMGGRTYFDATGKQFPGRTTVPDWLYKQVPEGIMKNFSGQFTPQPDFMNPTVRQYSARFVRNAVAHLSQRYPGKITAYAIGLQEEHEIKYGQTGYQWRDYADAAQAAFRQQTGAPLPVINYTNDIALGLPRTEPLLHTHKQFREARLKDATCFYADAIRSQGGRAMSYFGELFTAHDAIYATSVVEQLADCLDIAVIDYNFFDGYSLSPDARVLPMLANYMASVGYKHIMVGAYAEQWERVKKSADLLPVISRTLSTSLAQPNVIGYEVGGLQRQLDPHLAGTLDLAKLQTLRVQPPAPATANTAQKLTVGILAATSNYYVWHGDRSGGVNVHREALLEAYNLLSKQPGMQVHVIGEKNLQEGDPLLQRLNAIVVPHQAALPASVKQQLTAYWKNGGTLVQDMRLGEFDENGKPVFDWMHEVFGIEHVTWKPRGGIFMTADGQILRLRSARKLYTGYAAMIPRPGFRLLATDLLNKRQGIMVRGERTLAFGFTPQLVDDATQAMWQQIFVREITNAMLCPTPATCRTPAPRP
- a CDS encoding DUF3297 family protein, with amino-acid sequence MRPLFFLQGLAVTDSAQIPLPDHLAVDPRSPHHVAAVFQQDAEIGIRFNGKERFDVEEYCVSEGWIKVPAGKTRDRKGRPLLITLKGVVEAFYK
- the cueR gene encoding Cu(I)-responsive transcriptional regulator; the encoded protein is MTTAAPARATQRWPVAIGQAAERAGVSPRMVRHYEGLGLLNGVARTDSGYRQYSEADVHTLRFIRRARDLGFSMEEIAQLLGLWQDKARASAQVKQIAQRHIANLSERIAAMQAMQRSLQALVGCCHGDERPDCPILDDLAAK
- a CDS encoding PEP-CTERM sorting domain-containing protein (PEP-CTERM proteins occur, often in large numbers, in the proteomes of bacteria that also encode an exosortase, a predicted intramembrane cysteine proteinase. The presence of a PEP-CTERM domain at a protein's C-terminus predicts cleavage within the sorting domain, followed by covalent anchoring to some some component of the (usually Gram-negative) cell surface. Many PEP-CTERM proteins exhibit an unusual sequence composition that includes large numbers of potential glycosylation sites. Expression of one such protein has been shown restore the ability of a bacterium to form floc, a type of biofilm.), encoding MKKPMLKIALAVAVVLGAGSIATGSVILAGRSAPDQRLAAAPEKASATQQGSSKTPDREAGRGKRAVPTSSDPGTVATIVGLAPAPSAPVGSGGASRGEATGAGAARVVGASGAGAAPASSGGASAASGRHAQQAASAMPLPGMQRSPSGAPSPAAGSSAKPPAISGPGASPADKPATPATGTGSTPSEVAKVAPSGPGGNTPGNTPASTPGSTPESAPQNPGPSNPQAVPPVLDLDAPKGDPVITADAIPPGSAPDNFGPNDLPTTPPSLNPDDSLSDPVIPVGAQDPVAGPKNTVAEPSSLALLGIAALGLVLRRRRRA